A region from the Silene latifolia isolate original U9 population chromosome 7, ASM4854445v1, whole genome shotgun sequence genome encodes:
- the LOC141590346 gene encoding protein FAR1-RELATED SEQUENCE 7-like, producing MDQQRHTQKKLDNGNIHTSPKISTHLDIEVHGAQVYSHKVLEEFQEEVKYSIDTCKIRGFSEAGSLEVTTVRDANRDRNYQVTYCQDTFKATCSCRMLERKGIICRHVIWIYSSNGVKKIPELYVVNRWCKDEIRMKMFDYNGEATEDVDIIDGKQIAMSVMWSEIHKTVAMLMGKLKADVDNFSSVIREFKEKLSLYGSPMNKQQQLKKIFGCSASQDITILPPKQ from the exons ATGGACCAACAAAGACACACGCAGAAGAAGCTTGACAATGGTAACATACACACTTCCCCTAAAATATCAACGCATCTAGATATCGAGGTGCACGGGGCGCAAGTGTACAGTCATAAAGTATTAGAGGAATTTCAAGAAGAGGTCAAGTACTCAATCGATACTTGTAAAATCAGGGGTTTTTCTGAGGCAGGCTCTTTAGAGGTGACAACTGTAAGAGATGCAAACAGGGACAGAAATTACCAGGTTACGTACTGCCAAG ATACATTTAAAGCAACTTGTAGCTGCAGAATGCTTGAAAGGAAAGGCATTATATGCCGGCATGTAATATGGATTTACTCATCAAACGGAGTGAAGAAAATTCCCGAACTGTATGTTGTTAACAGATGGTGCAAAGATGAAATCCGCATGAAAATGTTCGATTATAATGGGGAAGCAACTGAGGATGttgatataatagatggaaaaCAGATTGCGATGTCAGTAATGTGGTCAGAGATTCATAAGACAGTTGCTATGCTCATGGGCAAATTAAAGGCGGATGTCGACAACTTTTCTAGTGTAATTAGAGAGTTTAAGGAGAAACTATCACTCTATGGATCACCAATGAATAAACAACAACAGTTAAAGAAAATTTTTGGCTGTTCTGCTAGTCAGGATATAACCATTTTGCCGCCCAAGCAATAA